GTTAGGAAGTGTTGAAGTTGTGGCAAGCAGGGGTGATCTACCCCATCTTAGACAGCCCTTGTGTAAGCCCGGTACAAGTAGTTCCAAAGAAAAGAGGAGTCACTATTGTAACAAATGAGACGAATGAGCTGATACCAACAAGAACAGTGACTGGTTGGCGCATGTGCATCAACTACAGGAAGCTGAATGAAGCTACCAGGAAGGACCACTTTCCCCTACCATTCATGGACCAAATGCTTGAGAGGCTGGCGGgacatgaatactactgcttccttaACGGTTATTCGGGTTACAACCAAATAGTTGTGGACCCaaaggatcaggagaaaacttCATTTACTTGTCCATATGGCATTTTTGCTTACAGGAGgatgccctttggattgtgcaatgcacctgcaacattctaaaggtgcatgctctccatatTTTCAGACATGATTGAGCGGTTTATTTAGGtgtttatggatgacttttctgtATTTGGTAACACATATTCTGATTGCTTGCATCACTTAGCCCTGGtgctaaagagatgccaagagaccaaccttgttttaaattggaaaaaatgccatttcatggttacagaaggagtgGTCCTTGGTCATAAAATCTCAAAGAAGGGCATAGAAGTGGacaaggcaaaggtagaggtgaTTGAAAAGCTACCTCCACCTTGCGATGTCAAAGCAATTagaagctttttgggacatgctggtttctataggaggtttattagAGACTTCTCCAAGGTTGCCAAGCCATTGAGCAACCTATTTGTCTCTAATgtgccttttgtttttgataatgaATGCATGTCAGCCTTTGAGGAGCTTAAGAACAAACTTTCCTCTGCACCTATCATAGCACCACCATGTTGGGATTTACCCTTTgagttgatgtgtgatgcatcaaATTTTGCTGTGTGTTCTATTTTAGGACAGAGGAAGGATAAATTggtgcatgtcatttattatgccagcaaggtctttaatgagaatcaaaggaactaCACCACTACAGAGAAGGAATTACTTGCCATTGTCTTTGcttttgataaatttagatcATATCTCATTGGTTCTTAAGTAATTGTATTCCCTGATCATGCAGCACTCAATACTTGCTTACCAAACAAGAGTCCAAGCCAaggctaataagatggatcCTGCTACTCCAAGAGTTTGATATGGAaattaaggataggagtggAGCAGAGAACAAAGTTGCTAACCACCTCTCAAGGATCctacaagaagaagaaggagcaCACCATCTTGcagtgaatgaaagcttcccgGATGAACAACTGATGATGATACAAGAGATCTCTTGGTTTGCTGACATAGCCAATTTGAAGGCCATTGGGGAATTACCAACCAACATCAACAAACACACGAGGAGAAAGCTCATCAAAGATGCCAAATACTATATCTAGGATGAGCCATATTTGTTCAAAAAGTGTGCTGATGGGATCTTGAGGAGGAGTATATCCCATGGAGAAGGACAAGAGATGCTTTGGCAATGTCATGGATCTGCATATGGAGGCCACTTTAGtggagaaagaacagcagccAAGGTACTCCAatgtggattctactggccaaGCATTTTCAAGGATGCAAAGGACTTGGTGTCAAGGTGTGATGAATGCCAATGGGCTGGCAATCTACCCAGGAAtaatgagatgccacagaaaTTTATACTGGAGCTAGAACTATtcgatgtatggggtattgacttcatggggccttttcCATCCTCCCACTCAAATAGTTATATACTTGTGGCTGTAGATTATGTGTCAAAGTAGGTGGAGGCTATTGCCACCGCCACAAATGACAACAAGGTCATAATGAGCTTCTTAAgaaagaacattttcagcaggtttggagTTCCTAGGGcactcattagtgatggagggaCACATTTTTGCAATAAACAACTAGAAGCACTCATTCTTAGATATGGATTCAAACACAAGGTGGCAACCCCTTATCATCCGCAGACCAACGGGCAAGCAGAGATTTCCAATAGGGAGCTAAATAGGATTCTTGAAAAAACTGTTGGAAGCTCAAGGAAGGACTGGTCTAAGAAGCTAGACGATGCTTTATAGGCCTACAGGATAGCCTTCAAGACCCCCATTGGGATGTCACCATACCAACTGGTATTTGGCAAGGCTTGCCACTTGCCAGTTGAACTAGAGCATAGAGACTTCTATGCTCTAAAACTACTAAACTTTGATGAGCAAGCGGCTGGGAAAAAGAGGCTGAGGCAACTCAACGAGCTGGAAGAATTTATGAACCAAGCATATGAGAATGCAAAGATCTACAAAGAGAAcacaaaaagatggcatgatcaaaagatagcaAGGAGGGAGTTCACTGTAGGACAAAAGGTGTTATTGTACAATTCTAGACTTAGGTTCTTCCCTGGGAAGCTTAAGTCTAGATGGTCTGGACTCTTCACCATCATCAAAGTGTACCCCTATGGTCAAGTGGAGCTCATGGAGGACAAAACACAGAGAACATTCACTACAAATGGCTATAGACTCAAGCATTACCTGGGGGACTCACTGGATGAAAGGAGAGTGAGCTACCACCTCAACTGAAAAAGGAgaaacgtcaagctagtgacgataaagaagagttggttgggaggcaacccaacacTTTATATCCTTTTGATTTATTGCTTTATTAGAAGTAGATTGTGAATATTAGCCTAGGAAGTTAATTTTAGTTTTGATATTTAAGATAGCTTTATAAGTTAAATTGTCTCCTACTTTTGGAAGTGCAGCTGGATGAAAGCATTtactgatgatgatgagtgatTGCGCTAAGAACTAGCTAAAAAGCTAAGTTTAGTGTGGCCACTCACCAACTTGATCTAGGCTTACAACCATTtggataaattaaatttttaaggagtaagcccagagattaagtttggtgtggccaccacCATACAATAATCAATCAACAAGCCCAATACCACTCAATTTGGAAGCATTTAATACTTTGGTGGAGGCTTGCATGAGAATTTTAATGTGTTCAGGGGAGATTAGAAGCAAAGAATGTGAAAGGATTGGAATTACTTCTTCCCCATGAACACATTAAAAACCCAACGATGAACCTAATTTATTGAGATGCAAatgaattaagtttggtgtcccatcAGTTGCAACTCCATTCACTAGCATTGAAAAGGAATGTGGAGGATCATTTTGTCATTACTGATTTTTTCAGGAGATTGAATGGGGCTCACTTGATAGATAACAAGGAAGTCAAAGTGTACGTACACTTTGGAACTCAACATATTCAGATGGCATATTGGGATAAGGGTTGGCACCTCTTCCCACGCTAGGCACCACTCCCCAAGTGGAAAACATTAAATTCCCTTCTTTTCCCACCATTCGAACCACACCCTTCACTCCTATAAATCCCCTACCCTTCCCATTCCCTCTCACTTCAGAACCCattccatacacaaaacaaacTCATAGAGacctttcttttattttttttcttttctcgttcttctttctctctatcTTTCTACTTGATTTGGACAATCaagtgctaagtttggtgttgggacaaAACTTTTTTTTGCTTGTGTTTCTTTGCAACACTCCATTAATATCTTAGAACCCTCAAACACCCTCTCTTTCTCCACCCAATGGCACCACCAAGATCCTCAacctcaaagaaaagaaagaccaaAGAACCAACCTCAGGCTCCTTAAGCTCAAACTTTAATGAGTACAAATTCCTCTCAGTATTCAACCAAAACCAATTCTATGGTTCGGTGAGTGAGAGGGAGATCATCCCAGAGGTCAGCTTCCAACTAGGAAAGAATGAGCACCTTGAGATCAACATTGAGATCAACAACAAGGGATGTGCACTCTTCTACAACCCACCAAAGAAAGTGGTGGAATGAGTGGTAATGGAGTTTTATGCCAATGCTGTGCCACAACCAGGGCAAACTTATGGGTATACTAGCTTTGTGATGGGGAAGTCCATTAACTATAGTCCCTCTAACATAGAAAGGGTGCTGATGGTGAAAAGGATCAACTCCACTCGGAGTTATAAGGAGATGATGAAGCAACCAGACCCAGGATTTGATGAAATCCTGAATGAAATCTGTGCACTAAATGTGTGCAGTGGATCAATGACAAAGATGGAAAACCCAACCAGCTGAGGAGAAGGTACTTGAGCCCCCAAGCTAGGGGGTGGTTAGACTTTGTGAGAAGATCTTTGATCCCTACATCAAACACATTTGAGGTGACCAAGGAGAGAGCTATACTTATTATATTTTGATGATTaaatttttgacggtttagaatttcactaatgaaatctcgttgtaaagtatagccTCTAAACCATctataatcctttcatacaaaaatttgtttgtcacaagtacaaacccctaaaatctataaaccgaagtatttaaacctcgggtcgtctctcaaaggacttgcagggtagtgtttttgttattggttatgaacttctttattttggggttttagatgagacaaatgaaaagtaaatggaaatgaaattttattaacaaaatggtctttgCAAGGTTTGATGATCAAGGACCTATATCATTATCACTAAACACAATCATGATAGTAGCAAAGATCAATCTCACTAAGTCATCCTCTAGCTaatagcaaaggaaagtcaagtgagttatatcaatccaagtccataaatcctagttcactaattgaattaatgaaggctagagtcaatggttatcaactatcaatcacttggatattagtaactcaagagttcctaagttatcttcccaagccaagaacataaaattctattctAACATTCTCCCAAgaatttcatcaaacacttggaaggtacaaaagagAAATATAGCAAATCataacaagaatgaattctacCTACAATTGAATGCAAAAatattaacaacaacaatcaaggaactcacaattatcatgaattacgtcaaattgcattattgaaagaaaacaaaagaacaacattagatccacaacaaaataaagaattgcaagaattaaagtacataactagagagaggaagaagagaagagtaaGAActgataaagaaaaaatgaattaaagcatgaattaatCCTAGATCTAAGAGGAGGGATTaccctaaacctaatcctaattctagagagaagtgagagcttctctctctagaaactaactctaaaacTAATCTTAATGTGTATGAATGAACTATTGATGCCTTCCCTTTCAATCCTTGGTCCTATtaatgcattttggcgccaaagttggttgcacTGGGCCCCATAGCTTCCCAGAATTTGCTGGGCACGagtttcattaaaaaatcacaTGCGGCCTTCGGCGCGGACGTGCacagtacgcgtacgcgtccctggtCGGTATTGCAATGTGCgtgcgagcgccttgtgcgcgtgtgCATCCTTGGACGAGATCagttctttggctttttgtgcttctctctacttgcatgcttccttccttgttcctttgatccatgcctagcctattttaacctgagattactagcaaacacatcaaggcatccgatggaatcaaggatgaattaaaattaccaaagtaaaggcttaaaaagcatgtttttacattcaagcacaaatacgggagagataacaaaaccatgctaattcattagctaaatgtgagaaaatgttatcaaaatactctaaattcaacacaagataaaccctaaaaatggggtttatcaacctccccacacttaaactttagcatgtcctcatgctaaaataagaaggaactaaggggtatggcatttattaaatgcaactaaactaCATGCAATCTACCTAAATGTAACTTCCTAAAGTGAACGAAAATgtttggtcaaaataaatcaatttccaagaaAACATGTGTAAGAACAAGAGCTAGATCAATAGGAAccaagtccaaaccacaattgtattagATTATCAAAAGAATCATAGACTTGCATAAATATAGATGATAGTGGTGAAAAGCATGTAATTATGCTTgggaaccctcaccggatgtgtatccactcttttcactcaagtgtttaggggGTTAACTCGCTCAATTCTCTTCTAGTCATGTTTTTCCAAGATTTGATCTTCTTCTAACAATTAACACTTAAtccatgcatgcatacatttatcatgaggtctttcgtaggttgtaatggggtagggtcaaggtaggatcatatatggataagtggactagaatttggACCTTTGATGagcttaaactttcccacctagcCTATATAGTGACCTATACAATTGAATTCTAACTTAACTACCCATCTTTCACTTTTTATATACTCATGCAtattcttttcatttcacaacacttatgcattgatcttttgttgagctttgctttggggcattttgtcccttttttttttttttgcttttcttatcctttctttttctacttattttttttctttcttttgttcttttgattttctcatcatttttctttcttttctttcaagaatatcaatgcataaggtcttacacttaatcaatacatgagcatacACCCAATTCTCAAATACAAGAATACAAAACACACctttttatcccaaccaatgttcccaatcctcactaaacttgaaaataagcactctcactagcctaagccaatcaaagatccaaacaatggactattattattttccactttagggcttgtaatgtgctaaaatgaaGAATAATTGGGTTAAGCATAGACTCAAAATTGGTTACAATGGatgataaaaggtaggctatttggttaagtgagctaatgaaataatggcctcaatcatataaatgcatgaatacaaggaataaatggacatatagaatcaagcaaagctaggatcacaatcatagaaagaaaataattgcacacaagaagggaaataaatagttataaaatgtaaccacatcaataggctcaattCTCACaagcttatgttcttggctcaaaaacatgatccacaagatATATATGATTCAAGCAAGTTCTGAAAAAAGTTTTTCCAATCAATTGGGTTGGTGCCCTATAGTTAAATTCTTtggaaaatctcaatatttgactaagcattgttgtgattgagaaattctaaaaattccctagtttaccctttcctttttcaatcaaaacaattttcttatgcaaaaagggctAACTAGGTTTTAACAATTCCAAAATagtttctaatcacaaccacaaactaaaagaaaaatatgcaaaattatataaagaaaaaccCAACTAAAAGTATGAGATCTAGCATCCCAAACGTCTAATATCCAAAATAGCAGGGTATGCAACTACTAAGGCAAAAGTATCTGAAATATCCAAAATGacaaatatatacaaaagtgCACAAAATAAGATAGCTAGGTAATATAACTAGGAAATATGCCAAACTGTTCACCGGTCGTGCCACcggcaacctccccacacttaagaataagcatcgtcctcgatgctaatccTGAGGATCAGGGGTAGGTACACCGGTAGGCTCTGGCTCTGGCTGAGGCTGTGGCACTAGCTACTGCATCTCTGTGGGCTCTGTAGTGACATGTGTCTCTGGTGATGCATCCTGCTGAGCTGGCTCCTTAacatcctcctcctgatgatcctgctcatcgggGACTAGAGAGTCTGAGAGCGGAGGTAGCTCAATACCCTGAGAGATAAACACCTGATCAATCCGATCTAGGCGATGCATAAGCTGGCGCTTACTGCACTCCATAAACCAAAACAGACGCTGAACCAGTAGGTATGTCGGCTCAGGTGCTGGTGGTGGTACATGGGCTGCAGCTGAAGAAGGGGCTGTAGAAGAGGATGGGGCTGCTACTGTGGCGGGTGAAGGTCTAGCTGCCCTAGCCCGAGAATGGCGTTTAGCCGGGGGCTTCTCGTGTACCCAGTCACCCCCAAGGAATAGTAACCTCCTTGTCATCGTCATTTGGGGGTGGTGGTGTCATATCATCATCCAGCCAAGGAACCTCGGCTAATGCGGCTATGCTGGTGACCAGTGTAGGAAACCGGAGTAGGCCACGGATATGTGCTCGCCACATGCTCTGTCAGATCAATCGGGGAAAATAAACCTCCTTACCCTCTATGACACAACCAATCAGAAGTAACATCTCCATCGGGATCTCAGAAAAATGGGTGGTGGGTAAGACATAGTGGGCAAATATCATCTaccaagtcttggcctctctAGTCAACTCAGCAAAAAGCATCCCTTTGGGCTTTGTGTTGCCCGAATCCATGACCCAAGGAGCATCGGGTATGGCAATCACGCGCTTAAGCGCCTCATAGTCGAAAGTCATGCACTGAATAGCTGTCTCCACATGCTGATGAGCGCAGGTGCCATCAGTAAGGTGTCGGCACTACAATGCCTCCTCAATAGCAGTCTCAGTAATCATGATCTCTCTACCCCTTAGCTGTACTGAATCTAGAGTAtgacggaagaagttgcaataGAACTCCTTGACCCATGAGACGTTGATGTTTTCCAAATCCCTATCAACAAATTCCAAACCCAACTCTAGGATACGGGTGTTGATTGTGCATCTCACATCATTGGGGAGGACGAGCTTCTTCTCAATGTTCAAGTTCTTCTTCCGATACCTGGGAAGGCGAAGCTCACAGTAAAGGTTGGGAAATTTTTCTGGATCAGTGGAAGGTAGCAACTGATTTTCCTTATCCGTGTCATTCAGCGGATTCTTAGCAAAATTCGCATAGGGAAAAGGGGTAGAAATCTTAGAGTGTTTCCTTTTCTTGGAGGTGGTGGCTATGGCCTTTCCTTTGTCTGACACCCTGAAAATAAGGATAGAATAGAATATAAGCGACTAAGCAAATAGCATGAAGCAAGTAAGACATGTTCCGGATGTAAGATGAATGACAAATAGGCATGTGGTGAACTAAAATGAAAACTTGGATAGCAAGtaagcaaagaaaacatgcccactaagcaagtgagatttttttttcactgcccACTAAGCAGAAAAATATGCCCAGGGGCTTCCTACGATTCCTACAACttttattcaatcaaatatcatacaattcacaaaacatgcaatttgattattcatctactactaagcacaacatacatgtgactATGCAAACAATCAATTTATTGAGGCAACTAGAAGGAAATGGAAAACTActtacaatggtaactcaaatcacttattaataaaatctacaagagagtggaaagagtataccatggtggggtatctcccacctagcacttttagtttaagtccatAAGTTGGACATTTAGGAAGCACATTGTCATGACGGCTTATGTTTgcactcatccttgaatctccaaggatctttgcttctcaattggttgatagaatttccaaccatctttACCAAGCTTGAATagagttctacccaagatatgaattctgatgacaagtcatcttagcctagtttcactagtctttttcttttgttttcacttgaattatgcactttcttgaggtctaagcaagccaatttgggtagattttcatgcttcctttgattgaattaaccatagatgaattaatgcaatttcatgaggttttatgctatatttgatacatattgtgaaagaatgaatatcccATGATTttaagcatagctttgatgtgtttggttgattaatgataggtgaagaaagcttggagaaaggttgaagcaagaaggaatggctaggagtaAAGAGAGGACAATGGAATAAGTAAAATTGAACCAGAAAGCAAAAAGCTGGACCTAAAGTTaacctcaaacttttgcacaaacttttgggtgaaaagttagccccaacattagacccctaacttttgggctaacgttggaacttgaaaatcactccctgggcaccaaaagtttgcgctaacgttagacccctaacttttgggctaacgttggcacatgaaaatACCCCTGaccaccaaaagtttgcgccaacgttagacccctaacttttgggctaacgttggcacatgggAAATACAAAGggggagcaaaagtttgcgccaacgttagacccctaacttttgggctaacgttggcgccataagtGCACAAGGTAaagccaacgttggagcaaaagttagacccctaactttggcaccaacgttggtatcagcagATTATGgtagctgatatgaaaagttggagcaaaagttagacccctaacttttgctcaaacttttactccaacttttgcaaaactccaacccggttcaattggttcactttggttcctctccaaactccaagagcaatcaatcaaggcctctttcaacccaattccaccaagagcaaaggcccaactcaagaaAGAAATCTCTcgtacttttttttctttagtacTAAAAAGGCGAGCTTTCCTGGCATATCAGATGCCATTTCACCAGCTTCCTAGCGAACCTGCAATTCTGATAATTATAGTATTACGTACCTCGAGCAGGGAGTGGTCTTGTCTTTCCGGGGGCAGCCCTATTTGATTGCTTGCTGGAAAGTCTTTCTTCATTGAGATTAGGAAGGTGTTCTTTCTAGGTTTCCAGTTCCTATGAGCTCTATCAAGATCATCAATCCAATTCGCAACACATTGCATATAGGGAATGGCGGAGGTGGTGGCGTGAatgcttgaagatcatttgaaggaagtgtataaataggatagaattcaagttattcggggAGCTCTTCTTTTTAGTTTTGCTTAGTAGTTTTCGGAGAGCTTTTGGTATTGAgtaatctttaatttcttagtttcggggaaggagaattcaattcccttcctcttagttttattgttTTCAATCTCAATTActttgtcttggatcttgggttggagaattgaagaaattttgtttcaatctcatccttggatttctctgtttctttactgcataattgagtttaaatttctgttaattgctctttgatgagcggataatttgtaccctttttggcattgtttttagtatgtttttagtagttttagttaagttcttagtatatttttattagtttttagttaaaattcacttttctggactttactatgagtttgtgtgtttttctgtgatttcaggtattttctggctaaaattgagggacctgagcaaaaatctgatccagagactgaaaaggactgcagatgctgttggattctgacctttctgcattcgaagtggattttctggagctacagaagcccaattggcgcgctctcaacggcgttggaaagtagacatcctgggctttccagcaatatatgatagtccatactttgcccaagatttgatggcccaaaccggcgttcaaagtcaccctcagaaatcccagcgttaaacgccggaactggcacctaaatgggagttaaacgcccaaactggcataaaagctggcgtttaactccaagaagagtctctacacgaaattgcttcattgctcagcccaagcacacaccaagtgggcccggaagtggatttttatgtcatttactcatctctgtacaccctaggctactagtttcttataaataggacctcttactattgtattttcatctttggattatttttagatcctttgatcatctttggacacctagttcttagatcattgggaggctggccatttggccatgcctagaccttgttcttatgtattttcaacagtggagtttctacacaccatagattaaggtgtggagctctgctgtacctcgagtattaatgcaattactattgttcttctattcaaatccgcttgttctttgtccaagatatcacttgttcttcaacttgatgaatgtgatgatccgtgacactcatcatcattctcatttatgaacaaagtgactgacaaccactctgttctacaagcaaccaaggctctagtgtttatctctttgattctttaaccggaatcttcgtggtataggcgagaactgatggcggcattcaagagaatccggaaggtctaaaccttgtctgtggtattctgagtaggattcaatgattgaatgactgtgacgtgcttcaaactcctagcaggcggggcgttagtgacagacgcaaaagaatcgatggattctattccggcctgaccgagaaccgacagctgattagccatatgctgtgacagagcataggaacattttcactgagaggatgggaggtagccactgacaacggtgaaaccctacataagcttgccatggaaaggagtaagaaggattggatgaagacagtaggaaagcagagagacgaaagggaaggcatcttcatacgcttatctgaagttcctaccaatgaattacataagtacctctatctttatctttatgctttattcgtatatcactatacccatttgagtctgcctgactaagatttacaaggtgaccatagctttcttcataccgacaatctccgtgggatcgacccttactcgcgtaaggtttattacttggacgacccagtgcacttgctggttagttgtgtaaagttgtgtagtgatcacaatttcgcgcaccaagtttttggcgccgttgccggggattgttttgtgtatggacaactgacggttcatcttgttgcttagattaggtatttttcttcagagttcttaagaatgaattctagtgtttcaaggtgatgttcttatcatcaccaaagctgattgatcttcatcaatttagctcttgaatgcaatgtcctgctgaagcttggctagccatgtctaattcctttagactaaagctttagactaacattgcatgattcctggaattctaattaagaattttgatacctttattttcttttccatataattttcgaaaaaaaaaaagcacaaaaaatttacaaaatcataaaaaccaaaaatattttatgtttcttgtttgagtctagtgtctcatcttaagtttggtgtcaattg
Above is a genomic segment from Arachis stenosperma cultivar V10309 chromosome 1, arast.V10309.gnm1.PFL2, whole genome shotgun sequence containing:
- the LOC130983668 gene encoding uncharacterized protein LOC130983668, with product MSPYQLVFGKACHLPVELEHRDFYALKLLNFDEQAAGKKRLRQLNELEEFMNQAYENAKIYKENTKRWHDQKIARREFTVGQKVLLYNSRLRFFPGKLKSRWSGLFTIIKVYPYGQVELMEDKTQRTFTTNGYRLKHYLGDSLDERRVSYHLN